In Symmachiella dynata, the following are encoded in one genomic region:
- a CDS encoding MFS transporter, protein MVGRLGFHLRWRLSVLWALEWGISGTLLTYLPIYWKQTIQLSTSQTASLFAVAAVGLWVAPFLVGQVADRWLASEKYLAVSHFIGGLTLVGFPHAAETYKQTGDNFVTLLVMSGIYSVAYIPTWALASSLTFRHLTDPDAQFGKVRVWGTVGWMSTGLFLSLWLMQDEFGSWLSQFPKIDAPRSAIAAACDWLPAPQPSDCFSIAAMLSFALSSFCIFLPHTPPERTKRDGIAPLEMLKMFRSRDFRLFMGISFLMALLIPMYNLVVPVFLTTGDIEDGWVPAVMLIGQISEFPALLLLGLFLKRLGMKITFSVGIGAWFLRYGLFSISGGAYSLILVGLALHGICHVFMIIVAQLYIDSQCRHDLRASAQNFLAFVTLGIGMPLGLLLAGKLDDGFDGNYPLLFAIAAASCLILLVVFWKRFEGPKTIAVAPPPSSDPETQNPEPESPETAASP, encoded by the coding sequence ATGGTCGGCCGGTTGGGGTTTCACTTGCGCTGGCGGCTTTCCGTGCTGTGGGCGCTGGAGTGGGGCATCTCCGGCACGTTGCTCACCTATCTGCCCATCTACTGGAAACAGACGATCCAACTCTCAACTAGCCAAACGGCCTCGCTGTTTGCCGTGGCGGCTGTGGGGTTGTGGGTCGCCCCGTTTCTGGTCGGGCAGGTCGCCGACCGTTGGCTGGCCAGTGAAAAATACCTCGCCGTCAGCCATTTCATCGGCGGACTGACGCTCGTCGGATTCCCACATGCCGCCGAAACGTATAAACAGACCGGGGACAATTTCGTCACGTTACTCGTGATGAGCGGCATTTATTCCGTGGCCTATATCCCCACCTGGGCCTTGGCCAGTTCGTTGACATTTCGCCACCTGACCGACCCGGACGCGCAATTTGGTAAAGTCCGTGTGTGGGGCACTGTCGGCTGGATGTCGACCGGATTATTCCTATCGCTGTGGCTGATGCAGGATGAATTCGGCAGTTGGTTGTCGCAATTCCCAAAAATCGATGCACCGCGCAGCGCGATCGCCGCCGCCTGCGACTGGCTTCCCGCACCGCAACCCTCCGATTGTTTTTCCATCGCCGCCATGCTCTCATTTGCCCTGAGCAGCTTTTGCATCTTCTTGCCACACACCCCGCCTGAGCGAACGAAGCGCGACGGCATTGCGCCGTTGGAAATGCTCAAGATGTTCCGTTCACGCGACTTCCGATTATTCATGGGCATCAGCTTTTTAATGGCGCTGCTGATTCCGATGTACAACCTCGTCGTCCCCGTCTTTTTGACCACCGGCGATATCGAGGACGGATGGGTCCCGGCGGTAATGCTCATCGGGCAAATCTCCGAATTCCCCGCGCTGCTCTTGCTGGGATTATTTCTCAAACGCCTGGGCATGAAGATCACCTTCTCCGTCGGCATCGGAGCTTGGTTTCTACGCTACGGCCTGTTTTCCATCTCAGGCGGAGCCTATTCGTTGATCCTGGTCGGACTGGCGCTGCACGGAATTTGCCATGTCTTCATGATCATCGTCGCGCAACTCTACATCGATTCCCAATGCCGCCACGACTTGCGAGCCAGTGCGCAAAACTTCCTGGCCTTTGTGACGTTGGGAATCGGCATGCCCTTAGGGCTGCTCCTGGCGGGAAAACTCGACGACGGATTCGACGGCAACTACCCCCTACTCTTCGCCATAGCAGCCGCCAGTTGCCTGATCCTGCTCGTCGTCTTCTGGAAGCGCTTCGAGGGCCCTAAAACAATCGCCGTTGCCCCTCCGCCCAGTTCCGATCCCGAGACACAAAATCCGGAGCCGGAATCACCAGAGACAGCTGCCTCACCATGA
- a CDS encoding nucleoside permease: MHALVGARLSAMMFLQFFIWGSWYVTAYLYLGKIGFAGGEIAWTYSVGPIAGIISPFFVGMIADRFFASERVLGVMHLAGGGFMMLAVSLMNEANPATPLMINLALFGYMLCYFPTLALTNSVAMQNMTNSEKQFPLIRVFGTFGWIAAGFVISGGGWDTGIMPFQIAAGASFTMGIYSFFLPHTPPPAAGQKITVRELLGVDALVLLKQPSYLIFMISSFLICIPLAFYYQLATKFITTAGLANPAFKMSFGQLSEVIFMLIMPLFFSKLGVKKMLLVGMLAWVVRYGLFALGANDGVVWMLIGGIVLHGICYDFFFVTGQIYTDNVAPKAIRSQAQGMLVLFTLGLGMLIGAQVAGAVEVFFTTGEGEAAVVNWQQLWTGPAIAAGVIMVLFAVMFRDPPRSGQPDVMEADVARAAALEPNP; this comes from the coding sequence ATGCACGCCCTGGTCGGTGCACGTCTTTCGGCAATGATGTTCCTGCAATTCTTTATTTGGGGTTCCTGGTACGTCACCGCCTATTTGTATTTGGGTAAGATCGGTTTTGCCGGTGGAGAAATCGCCTGGACCTACAGCGTCGGTCCCATCGCCGGCATCATTTCCCCCTTCTTCGTGGGCATGATCGCCGACCGCTTTTTTGCCTCGGAGCGCGTGCTGGGCGTGATGCATCTCGCCGGCGGCGGATTCATGATGCTGGCCGTCTCGCTCATGAACGAAGCCAACCCCGCAACACCATTGATGATCAACCTCGCCTTGTTTGGTTATATGCTTTGCTATTTCCCCACACTGGCGCTGACTAATTCCGTCGCCATGCAAAACATGACCAACTCGGAAAAACAATTCCCCTTGATTCGCGTGTTCGGCACCTTCGGCTGGATCGCCGCTGGATTTGTCATCAGTGGAGGTGGCTGGGACACAGGCATCATGCCGTTTCAGATTGCCGCCGGCGCATCGTTTACTATGGGCATCTACAGTTTCTTTTTGCCGCACACCCCGCCGCCGGCCGCGGGTCAAAAAATCACCGTACGTGAGTTGCTCGGTGTCGACGCGTTGGTGCTGTTGAAACAACCTTCCTACCTGATCTTCATGATCAGTTCGTTTCTCATCTGCATTCCACTCGCGTTTTATTATCAGCTCGCGACAAAATTCATTACGACCGCTGGACTGGCGAATCCCGCTTTCAAAATGTCGTTTGGCCAATTGTCGGAAGTGATCTTCATGCTCATCATGCCGCTCTTCTTCTCGAAGCTGGGCGTTAAAAAAATGTTGCTGGTCGGCATGCTGGCTTGGGTGGTTCGCTATGGACTGTTTGCACTGGGTGCCAATGATGGCGTCGTCTGGATGCTCATCGGCGGAATCGTCCTACACGGGATTTGCTACGACTTCTTTTTCGTCACCGGACAAATCTATACCGACAACGTCGCCCCCAAGGCGATCCGCAGCCAGGCACAAGGTATGCTCGTTCTGTTCACATTGGGGCTGGGAATGCTGATCGGCGCACAAGTCGCCGGTGCTGTCGAAGTCTTTTTCACCACCGGCGAAGGGGAAGCAGCTGTTGTGAATTGGCAACAATTGTGGACCGGTCCCGCCATCGCAGCCGGGGTCATCATGGTTCTGTTTGCGGTCATGTTTCGCGATCCCCCTCGGAGTGGCCAACCGGACGTTATGGAAGCCGATGTCGCCCGGGCCGCCGCCTTGGAACCCAATCCGTGA
- a CDS encoding alginate lyase family protein: MQGCIRRYRTVAAVTVMIVGVFVIIFLSRQTNDKANAAQRFAEFAKRLPRDITATSPTIQTDALRKLLETAQPQRPPVGDAVAQHDWSAALTEIRQIQAQHPERPVLPHGLSRMSPQKIVRVADRTIREGWKIGRRAPYSLATPMDWAADPHHDTSWRMWLNSWHPLEPLLLAYDQTGRDHYLVMANRIALDWIEQHVLNESENPLAWYDMAIGRRAAFLGKLIDANLRKNLLDDNRLLELFIAARLHGLKLIDPEQITWTTNHGFYQLVGLLAMAKAVPQLNGAGEFHRFANAGLQKMLHEHFTEEGIHREHSPFYHLALVNTLGLLEEQDLIEDQNLLDLFHRARKNIVWMSHPNGDLCRAGDSDRTPTVDRILYPDDPQLQYLISQGTQGVPPAENYRIFPKSGYAMFRDAWDHRPWREASYLHFSAAFHSGTHKHADDLTFEWSELGRTLLIDSGRFSYKYDHPHRRYVESTRAHNTVEIDGRDYSRERKDAFGSAIVAGGEFDGAYFVEAAVDRTQDFDTYQRRILVLRPGQWLAVIDRLTSPQSHDFAQCFHFDPDLNFHPISGRGISAALPESETALNVLPLAPGDGLEMQLIKGQTTPRLQGWTSLAANEMTPNIAVELRTHGKQVLYVTLFSLTGPQADIVAGQTAYNAETDEFQVRWQLNGQDRGFDYRGGRNGQPVGLMRVPAVLASEPAGKVR; this comes from the coding sequence ATGCAAGGATGCATCCGTCGTTATCGAACCGTAGCCGCTGTGACGGTGATGATCGTTGGCGTATTCGTCATCATTTTTCTGTCCCGGCAGACCAATGACAAAGCCAACGCTGCGCAAAGATTCGCCGAGTTTGCCAAACGCCTCCCCCGCGACATCACCGCGACATCCCCCACAATACAGACCGACGCGCTGCGCAAATTACTAGAGACCGCGCAGCCACAACGCCCGCCCGTAGGCGACGCGGTTGCTCAACACGACTGGAGTGCAGCGCTCACTGAAATCCGCCAAATCCAGGCCCAGCACCCGGAACGGCCGGTGTTGCCGCATGGCTTGTCACGGATGTCCCCCCAGAAAATCGTGAGAGTCGCCGACCGCACGATCCGCGAAGGTTGGAAAATCGGGCGACGGGCGCCGTACTCACTGGCAACGCCCATGGATTGGGCCGCTGATCCGCATCACGACACGAGTTGGCGGATGTGGTTGAACTCTTGGCATCCTCTTGAGCCGTTGCTACTGGCCTACGACCAAACCGGCCGCGACCACTACCTGGTCATGGCCAATCGAATCGCCCTCGACTGGATCGAACAGCACGTCCTCAACGAATCCGAAAATCCGCTCGCTTGGTACGATATGGCCATCGGACGCCGCGCCGCTTTTTTGGGCAAACTCATCGACGCCAACCTTCGCAAAAACCTGCTCGACGACAACCGTCTGCTGGAATTATTCATTGCTGCGCGGCTGCATGGGCTGAAATTAATTGACCCCGAGCAAATCACCTGGACGACCAATCACGGGTTTTATCAATTGGTCGGTTTACTCGCCATGGCCAAAGCGGTTCCACAACTCAATGGCGCTGGTGAGTTCCATCGGTTCGCCAATGCCGGACTTCAAAAAATGCTTCACGAGCATTTCACCGAAGAAGGCATCCACCGCGAACATTCGCCGTTTTATCATCTCGCCTTGGTCAATACGCTCGGCTTGTTGGAAGAGCAAGATTTGATCGAGGATCAGAATCTGCTGGACCTATTCCACCGCGCCAGAAAAAACATTGTCTGGATGTCACACCCCAACGGCGATCTATGCCGCGCCGGCGACAGTGACCGCACACCGACCGTCGACCGCATCCTGTATCCCGATGACCCTCAACTGCAATACCTCATCAGCCAGGGAACCCAGGGCGTTCCGCCGGCGGAAAACTATCGCATCTTTCCCAAGTCGGGCTACGCCATGTTTCGCGATGCCTGGGACCATCGCCCCTGGCGGGAAGCCTCCTATCTGCATTTCTCCGCCGCGTTTCATTCGGGAACACACAAACACGCCGACGATTTGACCTTTGAGTGGTCGGAGTTGGGACGGACGTTGTTGATCGATAGCGGGCGGTTTTCCTACAAATATGATCACCCGCATCGCCGATACGTCGAAAGCACCCGAGCGCATAACACGGTCGAAATCGACGGACGCGACTACAGTCGCGAACGCAAAGACGCGTTTGGATCGGCCATCGTGGCCGGCGGCGAGTTCGATGGGGCCTATTTTGTCGAAGCGGCCGTCGACCGCACCCAGGACTTCGACACATACCAGCGCCGCATCTTGGTGCTTCGCCCCGGTCAATGGCTGGCGGTCATCGATCGCCTCACCTCGCCACAGTCACACGATTTCGCACAATGCTTTCACTTCGACCCGGACTTAAACTTCCACCCGATTTCCGGACGAGGCATTTCCGCCGCGCTACCCGAATCCGAGACCGCGCTCAATGTCCTTCCGCTGGCCCCCGGCGATGGCTTGGAGATGCAGCTCATCAAAGGACAAACCACGCCGCGACTGCAAGGTTGGACCAGTTTGGCTGCAAATGAAATGACTCCCAATATTGCGGTCGAACTGCGAACCCACGGCAAACAGGTACTCTACGTCACGCTGTTCAGCTTGACCGGCCCCCAGGCGGACATTGTCGCGGGACAGACCGCCTACAATGCCGAAACAGACGAATTCCAAGTCCGCTGGCAACTCAATGGTCAGGACCGTGGCTTTGACTATCGCGGTGGCCGTAACGGCCAACCCGTAGGTCTCATGCGCGTTCCCGCCGTCCTGGCTAGTGAACCAGCCGGTAAAGTCCGCTGA
- a CDS encoding heparinase II/III family protein, translated as MSKRITQHNTLNSLAIARLAVLVGAVVFFVHNQTSGEVPATTQGRDTAASKSADKTETPNQVLAKQLSQVLDTTQPPLQEIVEIAERDGLDAAVARIRELHQQAPERPVFPHGLAPRDPEKIITVADGVIQGGWRFGKREPYPVAIPIDWAANPHNDRGWRMWLNAWRVLEPILAAYDESGDKRYLKFANGIALDWIDQHIVAENSNAFTWYDMAIGRRALLLGKLIDANLRTDVLSNERLLLLFTAARRHATELHGEDKIAWHSNHGIYQLVGLLSLGMSTPELSGVQEFKPFAKQGLCKLISQHFSDEGIHLEHSPFYHVALINTLGLLIERGLIDDDETLKLFQLARRNIVWMCHPHGDLIRAGDGDQTQAAARIMYADDPQLQYVLSKGKSGTQPPTNHQIFKESGYAVFRGSWEHRPWREAPYLFFSAAFHSRTHKHADDFTFEWSEQGRSLLIDSGRYSYKYDHPNRQYVESTRAHNTVEIDGRNFSRYTNDAFGSAIVAGGESDGAYFVTAEVNRTRFFKTHHKRTLVFHPGRWLVVIDHLTSPESHDFAQCFHFGPELMFHHTSPGGVAARLPNSKTVLNVLSLSPSDAVTATLIRGQTEPRMQGWTSLAANRMTPNYALELRTSGNDVRYITVLALTGPQANLQPVQLPDDQDPHNLQVRWQANGAFQGFDLHEGESGISLKLLSPPAMTAEKPGATTR; from the coding sequence ATGTCCAAGCGCATCACTCAACACAACACACTCAACAGCCTCGCAATAGCAAGACTGGCCGTTTTGGTTGGCGCTGTTGTTTTCTTTGTCCACAACCAGACCAGCGGTGAGGTTCCGGCGACCACCCAGGGACGCGATACTGCCGCATCAAAATCCGCGGACAAAACGGAAACACCCAATCAGGTTCTCGCCAAACAATTGTCCCAAGTACTCGATACGACACAGCCTCCCCTGCAAGAGATTGTTGAAATCGCCGAGCGTGACGGACTGGATGCAGCCGTTGCGCGGATTCGGGAATTACACCAACAGGCGCCGGAGCGACCCGTTTTTCCACACGGACTGGCTCCGAGAGACCCGGAAAAAATCATCACCGTCGCCGACGGCGTGATTCAAGGCGGATGGCGATTCGGCAAACGTGAGCCCTACCCCGTCGCCATACCCATCGACTGGGCCGCAAACCCGCACAACGACCGGGGCTGGCGGATGTGGCTCAACGCCTGGCGCGTTCTCGAACCGATTTTAGCCGCCTATGACGAATCGGGCGACAAGCGCTATCTGAAATTCGCCAACGGCATCGCTCTGGATTGGATCGACCAACACATCGTCGCAGAGAACAGCAATGCTTTCACTTGGTACGACATGGCCATCGGCCGCCGTGCGTTGTTATTAGGAAAACTGATCGATGCCAACCTCCGCACCGATGTGTTGAGCAACGAACGTTTATTGCTACTGTTCACAGCCGCCCGCCGACACGCTACCGAATTGCACGGCGAGGACAAAATCGCCTGGCATTCCAATCACGGAATTTATCAACTGGTCGGACTCCTCTCGCTGGGCATGTCGACGCCCGAATTAAGTGGCGTGCAAGAATTCAAGCCGTTTGCCAAACAAGGGCTGTGCAAACTGATCAGCCAGCATTTCAGCGATGAAGGCATACACCTCGAACACTCGCCGTTTTATCACGTCGCCTTAATCAATACGCTCGGCTTGCTCATCGAACGCGGGCTGATCGACGATGACGAGACATTAAAATTATTCCAACTCGCCAGACGCAACATAGTTTGGATGTGCCATCCCCATGGCGACTTGATTCGCGCCGGGGACGGCGACCAAACCCAAGCTGCCGCGCGCATCATGTATGCAGACGATCCCCAGTTGCAATACGTCCTCAGTAAAGGGAAATCAGGAACCCAACCGCCAACCAATCACCAGATCTTCAAGGAGTCGGGATACGCCGTCTTCCGCGGGTCTTGGGAGCACCGGCCCTGGCGCGAAGCCCCCTATCTATTTTTCTCTGCCGCCTTTCATTCTCGGACGCACAAACATGCCGATGATTTTACCTTCGAATGGTCCGAACAGGGCCGCAGCCTACTGATTGACAGTGGTCGCTATTCCTACAAATACGATCATCCAAATCGTCAATACGTTGAAAGCACGCGGGCCCACAATACGGTGGAAATCGACGGCCGGAATTTCAGCCGTTATACAAACGATGCCTTTGGCTCAGCGATCGTCGCAGGCGGCGAAAGCGATGGGGCCTACTTCGTCACCGCCGAAGTCAATCGCACGCGATTCTTTAAAACTCACCACAAACGCACCCTCGTGTTTCACCCCGGTCGTTGGTTGGTCGTCATCGACCATCTCACGTCGCCAGAGTCACACGATTTCGCGCAATGTTTTCACTTCGGCCCGGAACTGATGTTTCATCACACCTCCCCCGGAGGCGTTGCCGCGCGTTTGCCAAACAGCAAGACCGTGCTCAACGTGCTTTCACTTTCCCCCAGCGATGCGGTGACTGCCACGCTGATCCGCGGCCAAACCGAACCGCGGATGCAAGGCTGGACCAGTCTGGCCGCCAACCGTATGACCCCCAACTACGCCCTGGAGCTCCGCACAAGCGGCAACGACGTGCGGTATATCACCGTACTCGCGCTGACCGGGCCGCAGGCGAATCTACAGCCTGTTCAGCTCCCCGATGATCAAGATCCGCACAACCTCCAAGTCCGCTGGCAGGCAAACGGAGCGTTCCAGGGTTTTGATTTGCACGAAGGCGAATCAGGTATTTCGCTCAAACTCCTCAGCCCCCCAGCCATGACCGCCGAAAAACCAGGCGCAACCACACGCTAA
- a CDS encoding alginate lyase family protein, with product MAAWIIVPLPATPGHFVQEAVAAENPPAIVADELASYRRIVKAGPADRANARLLHHVLDTQNKDLAPIFRATDLNRVAAALDQLRARHRQRPRQRFLQVFPQETLNDSTEHLDTLATACVAHGFSFKEYPPYALSFPIHWQADPFHDRGWRFQLNAWHFLDPHLLLYERKNDPAYLAFPVRIAVDWARQHITDAKQHNFAWYDMAAGRRAAQLAKILDAALGDPAVQITDADLIQLLVAARIHVQYLSDASQIAWHSNHGLAQLAGLLALTRAVPELSGATAGHTFAQTSLKKLFNKHFTAEGIHKEHSPVYHVELVNFLWHLLETGLMADAQLQKLFTSASANIISYVHPNGNLSRVGDGDTNQAAERILFPLSPQLEFVLSHGQRGVPPETAFQIYQKSGYATFRSDWQQTPHTDGSYLFFAAGFHSRTHKQADDFTFEWADLGQELLIDSGKFRYDKKSPQRQYVMSTRAHNTVEIDGQDFSRYRLDAFGSAITAGGTADGAYFVEAEVDRKRFFKTKHRRILVFQPGQWLAVIDQLRSPDSHQFTQWFHFAPELKVSEASTGFTAPLTVQDKSLQVIPLYGQSTLRQTLIRGQHQPRLQGWTSLDYGELIPNHAAGFTTRGRNATFITLLWLGDPRANLRPGNTQLHEKTDTIHVRWQLPDGEAGFDFRRLKSGGKLTLLSRPPLANRAPGAIVR from the coding sequence ATGGCGGCATGGATCATTGTGCCGCTGCCGGCAACACCTGGGCACTTCGTTCAAGAAGCGGTCGCCGCTGAGAATCCGCCCGCCATTGTCGCCGACGAACTCGCGTCCTACCGCCGGATCGTAAAAGCCGGCCCCGCCGACCGCGCTAATGCACGGCTGTTGCATCACGTCCTCGACACTCAAAATAAAGATTTGGCACCAATCTTTCGCGCAACGGATTTGAATCGCGTCGCCGCCGCATTGGACCAACTCCGCGCACGGCATCGCCAACGACCGCGGCAACGTTTTCTTCAAGTCTTCCCGCAAGAGACGCTCAACGATTCGACTGAACATCTCGACACCCTGGCAACCGCTTGCGTGGCACACGGTTTCTCATTCAAAGAGTATCCACCGTACGCGCTGTCCTTTCCCATTCACTGGCAAGCCGACCCGTTTCATGATCGCGGATGGCGGTTCCAGCTGAATGCCTGGCATTTTCTCGATCCGCACCTGTTGTTGTACGAACGCAAAAACGATCCCGCTTACCTCGCCTTTCCTGTACGCATCGCCGTCGACTGGGCTCGACAACATATTACCGATGCGAAACAACATAATTTTGCCTGGTACGACATGGCCGCCGGTCGCCGTGCGGCGCAATTGGCAAAAATCCTCGATGCAGCCTTAGGCGATCCAGCCGTTCAAATAACAGACGCTGACCTAATCCAACTGCTCGTTGCCGCCCGCATCCATGTGCAATACCTCTCCGATGCATCGCAAATTGCCTGGCACAGCAACCACGGCTTAGCGCAACTCGCCGGCTTGCTCGCATTGACTCGCGCTGTTCCTGAATTGTCCGGAGCGACAGCCGGCCACACATTTGCACAAACAAGCCTCAAAAAACTCTTCAACAAACATTTCACCGCCGAAGGCATCCACAAAGAACATTCGCCGGTCTACCACGTTGAACTCGTAAACTTCCTTTGGCATCTGCTGGAGACCGGATTGATGGCCGATGCCCAGCTGCAAAAGCTATTTACGTCCGCCAGCGCCAACATCATCAGTTACGTGCACCCCAACGGAAACCTTTCACGCGTCGGTGACGGCGATACCAATCAAGCCGCCGAGCGGATCCTCTTCCCGCTCTCGCCGCAACTCGAGTTCGTGCTCAGCCACGGCCAACGGGGCGTGCCTCCCGAGACAGCGTTTCAGATTTATCAAAAATCAGGTTACGCCACCTTTCGCAGCGACTGGCAACAAACGCCACACACGGACGGTTCCTATCTGTTCTTTGCTGCCGGTTTTCATAGTCGGACCCACAAACAAGCGGACGACTTCACGTTTGAGTGGGCTGACTTAGGGCAGGAACTGCTCATCGATAGCGGGAAATTTCGCTACGACAAAAAATCCCCGCAGCGGCAATATGTCATGAGCACCCGCGCGCACAACACTGTGGAAATCGATGGCCAGGACTTCAGCCGTTATCGGCTCGATGCGTTCGGTTCGGCGATCACCGCGGGCGGAACCGCCGACGGCGCCTACTTTGTCGAGGCCGAGGTCGACCGCAAACGTTTCTTCAAGACCAAGCATCGCCGCATACTCGTTTTTCAACCGGGGCAGTGGTTGGCAGTGATCGATCAACTTCGCTCGCCCGATTCCCATCAGTTCACGCAATGGTTCCACTTCGCTCCCGAGCTAAAGGTCAGCGAAGCCTCCACTGGTTTTACTGCCCCATTAACGGTCCAAGACAAGTCACTCCAAGTTATCCCCCTGTACGGTCAATCCACGCTCCGGCAAACCCTTATACGCGGTCAGCACCAACCACGTCTGCAGGGCTGGACGAGTTTGGACTACGGCGAACTAATCCCGAATCACGCCGCCGGCTTCACGACTCGCGGACGCAACGCAACTTTTATCACGCTGCTCTGGCTGGGCGATCCCCGCGCCAATCTCCGTCCGGGAAACACACAGCTGCACGAAAAAACCGACACGATCCACGTCCGCTGGCAATTGCCCGATGGCGAAGCGGGCTTTGATTTTCGCCGTTTGAAGTCGGGTGGAAAACTGACGCTGCTCAGCCGCCCTCCCCTAGCCAACCGGGCGCCTGGCGCCATTGTACGTTGA
- a CDS encoding class I SAM-dependent methyltransferase, giving the protein MTAVAEQQTIGRNFNPQPGIRQFNLELFQQLNEEYKDKPIIPAPRPKADSSRLDGARRWAEKLDKRIGMRGQRVLEVGCGHGYLSHVLATEYECDVVGVDIEVRSAWKDLDCENLRYINADISEGHDLAPESFDRIVSLVVWEHVQHPYTLLQTCRDLLVDGGKFYLRANLHRGATASHRYREVFFPWSHLLFDDSVFYEFYEQLGQEPLGPAWVNTLTYAQYLHYFEMLGFTVIWEHLTQRPLDQTLYDRFNDLLSRYPKFDLTTEFFDVILNKHTPTKSDAPTSTKEIKHNDAFLRATAERLPMSRPMDETTAQEVLDLLNSPFYRAVGKTYRLLRHVAHTLRGSKLSAKYPPKSQ; this is encoded by the coding sequence ATGACAGCTGTGGCCGAGCAACAAACGATCGGGCGGAACTTCAATCCCCAGCCGGGCATCCGACAGTTCAACCTCGAACTGTTTCAACAGCTCAATGAAGAATACAAGGACAAACCAATCATCCCCGCGCCGCGGCCCAAGGCCGATTCTTCGCGATTAGATGGCGCCCGGCGTTGGGCGGAAAAGCTCGATAAACGGATCGGCATGCGGGGACAACGCGTTTTAGAAGTCGGCTGCGGCCACGGGTACCTTTCGCACGTGCTCGCAACGGAATATGAATGCGACGTCGTCGGGGTCGACATTGAGGTGCGAAGTGCGTGGAAAGATCTCGACTGTGAAAACCTGCGGTACATCAATGCCGACATCTCTGAAGGACACGACTTAGCTCCCGAGTCATTCGACCGAATCGTCTCGCTGGTCGTCTGGGAGCACGTCCAGCACCCGTATACACTCCTGCAAACCTGCCGTGACCTGCTCGTCGACGGTGGGAAATTCTATCTACGGGCCAACCTGCACCGCGGCGCGACCGCCTCGCACCGCTACCGCGAAGTCTTTTTCCCTTGGTCGCACCTGTTGTTCGATGATTCGGTCTTCTACGAATTCTACGAACAGTTGGGACAAGAGCCATTAGGCCCCGCTTGGGTCAATACACTCACCTACGCGCAATATCTGCACTACTTCGAGATGTTAGGTTTCACCGTCATTTGGGAGCACCTCACGCAGCGGCCCCTGGACCAGACTCTCTATGATCGCTTCAACGACCTGTTGTCGCGCTATCCCAAGTTTGATCTGACCACGGAATTTTTCGACGTCATTTTGAATAAACACACACCCACAAAATCTGACGCGCCGACCTCGACCAAAGAAATCAAACACAACGATGCCTTCTTGCGCGCGACAGCGGAGCGACTTCCGATGTCCCGTCCCATGGACGAAACGACCGCTCAAGAGGTCCTCGACCTACTGAACTCCCCCTTCTATCGTGCCGTTGGTAAGACCTATCGCTTGCTCCGCCACGTCGCTCACACACTTCGCGGCAGCAAACTCTCCGCCAAATATCCTCCGAAATCACAATAG